CCGGACGACCAGCGGCGCCTCTTGTTGGGGCGCCTGCACGGCGACAGCATTCGCCGCAACGACGAGCGCCACGCACAGTTCGCCGTCGAGGCCGACCGCCAGCGAAAGGGGCGCCGTTCGTGAGGAACGTCAGTCTCTTCGAGAATGAGCGTCTGACGCTGGCCGACGCGCTGGACCTGACGGCCATCTCTCTCCAAGCCTACGGTGCGACCTACCGACATTGGGCGGTGGCCTACAGCGGGGGCAAAGATTCCTCTGCTACCGTTACGGCTGTTGTACACCTGATCGAGACGGGGCGCGTTCCGAAGCCTGAGACGCTCTCCGTGCTCTACGCAGACACGCGCATGGAGCTTCCGCCACTCCAGACGGCAGCGATGGAGACGCTCGCCGCGCTTGAGCAACGCGGCGTCCGCACCCAGGTCGTGCTCCCGGCGATGGACGACCGATTCTTCGTTTACGTGCTCGGGCGGGGCGTCCCACCGCCAAAGAACAACTTCCGCTGGTGTACGCCCCAGCTCAAGATTGAGCCGATGCTCGGCGCCCTTCAGACGCTCCGACATGAGGTCGGCGAGAAGATCCTGATGATCACCGGGGTCCGCGTCGGAGAGAGCGCTGCGCGTGATCAGCGGATCGCCCTGTCGTGCGGGCGAGATGGCGCAGAGTGCGGCCAGGGCTGGTTTCAGCAGACCACGTCGGAGGCTGTGGCAGATACCCTTGCACCGATTCTGCACTGGCGCGTCTGCCACGTCTGGGACTGGCTGACGTTTGATGCGCCACCGCTCGGCTTCCCGACCACCACGATTGCCGAGGTCTACGGCGGCGACGAGGCGCGGGAACTCAATGCCCGCACCGGCTGCATTCAGTGTCCGCTCGCCAGCCGCGACACGGCGCTGGAGTACCTCCTCGGGCAAGCGTCGTGGGCCTATCTCTCCCCGCTCAAGCGGCTGCGTCCCCTTTACAAGGAGCTACGCCAGCCGAAGTACCGGCTGCGGAAGGATGGCAGCGAGCGCCGCAAGGATGGGACGGTCCCGAAGAACCTGATGCGGCTCGGGCCGCTGACGTTCGATGCTCGCCGATACGCGCTCAACATCGTGCTCGGCATCCAGACAGAGATCAACGATGCGGCCCGTGCCATTGGCCGCCCCGAGGTGTGGCTCATCAACGCTGAGGAGCAGGAGCGGATCTTGGCGCTGATCGCGATCGGCACGTGGCCGCAGGGGTGGAGCGGCGACGAGGTGCGCGGGGACGTGGCACTGCCGCAGATGCACGCTGACGGGTCGGTGCAAGACTGGCTGCTGACCCTGAACGGAGCCGACTGATGCCGAACCGTGTGCAGCCAGCCGGAGTGCGGCGCCACGCCCGGACGGAGCCGATGCCGCGCCAGGACGAAAAGAGCTTTCACCGCCAGGTGGTCGAGCTGGCGCGCTACCAGATAGGAAGATGTGGTAAAATTGAGGCGCGCAGTTGCCCCGGCGGTGCTGGTAACACCCCGGGGCGCGACACCAGGAGGTCTAGTCTTGATGCAGGCTCAGCGTACCATGCGCCGCAAGGCGGTGCCCGCCTCCTGCCCTCAGTGCGGGGGGTCGTTCAAGCCGAAGCCGGCCGAAGTTTCCAGGGGCAAGGGGCAGTATTGCTCCCGCGCCTGCTACGCCGCCGCGCGGCTCGGGGTGGAGCAGCGCCCGGCCGAAGAGCGGTTCTGGGAGAAGGTCGACAAGAGCGGCCCTATTCCGGCGCATCGCGCCGGTCTGGGGCCGTGCTGGCTCTGGACGGCCCACGTCGAGCCTACAACTGGTTACGGGCGGTTCACGGTTGGGCGCAAGACCTGGAATGCCCACCACTGGGCGTACTCGCGGTTTGTGGGCGAGATTCCGAAGGGGTACGACCGGGATCATCTTTGCCGTGTTCGGCGCTGCGTGAACTGGGCGCACCTGGATCCCGTGCCACATCGGGAGAACGTACTCAGGGGCGAAGCCCCTTCGGCGGTGATCTCGGCCACTGGGCGGTGCGCTCGTGGGCATGAGGCAACCGAGGAGAACATCTACCGCCGCAAAGACACGGGTGAGCGCGGCTACTGTCGACCCTGTCGACGCGAACGCCGTGCTGCTGGGGGCGCTCAGCGAGCGTGAGTTTCAGGCTCACGTTCTGGCTGTAGCCAAGCGGAACGGGTGGCACTGGTTTCACGACCAGGCCACGAACGCGCCGCGCCGATGCCCGGGCTGCGGCGCGGTCCGGCGAGGCCCTCGCAACGCGGCCGGCCTGCCCGATCTGCTGCTGGTCAGGGGCGAGCGCCTGATCTGGGCCGAGCTCAAGGCGCAGGACGGCACGACAACGCCCGAGCAGCGCGAGTGGATCGCTCGGCTGCGTGCGGCCGGCGAGACGGTCCACGTCTGGCGCCCGGCCGACTGGCCGGTGATTGAGAAGGAGCTTGCCCGTGAGTAATCGAAAACCAGTGCTGAAAGTGACCGCAGTAGATCTGGAGACCGGCGACGTGCAGGAGGTCCTCGTGCCTTCGGGCGAGTACGTGATCCTGACGACGGAGCCGTGTCACGTCGATTGCCTACAGCAATGGTCAGGCGGCAAGACCGTGCAACTGACCATCAAAGGGCGACTTCTGTGAGCGCATATGAGCGCGACCAGAAAACCAGCCGCACCGTCAGCGGCGTCTGGGTCAAGGCCGGCCATTGGGCATCGTCCACCGTTCACGCCTTCCGGCGCTGGACGGGAGAGACGGAGCTGGTGACGTGGTGCGGGATTTCCGTGAACCTCGCAGACGGCGGCGCGCACACCCGCGACCACATCACCTGCTTGCAGTGTCCCCAGGCGAGCCTGCAGGCGTTCCGAGGTGCGGCGTGAAGGACCTGACACTGATCCGGAAAGGGCATACCGAGGTCGGGTGCGGAATCTGCGGCCTGTGCGCTGATGATTGGCCGTGCGATACGGCGGTGGTGCTGGACGTGCTGACGGAGACAGAGCAGCGCGCCGAGGCCGCCGAGGGCCGGGAGGCGCGGCTGCGGGGGGCGCTGGCGATTTACGCCGACCCTGAGAATTGGTCGCGGAATGAACATGGTGTCATGTACGGGGCAGGCGGCGCTGATGACCCGTCCGTCTATGCCCGCGCCGCCCTGGCTGCCGACGCGACGGAGCCTGCGCTAGAGTTCACGCCAGAGGAGCGCGAGGCGCTGGAGCGGGCACCGTGACGCTACTGTGGGATTGCTGCAAGCAGCCTTGTCAGGCCGGTATTCGGGTCGATTCCTGCACGGTAAGGACGGTCGAGATTCCCGGCGAGCAGAAAAACCAGACGCTCGACTCGGTGCCGTACGAGCCTGAGTACGGTGGGCCTGACCAGCGGTGCCACGACTGCGCCATTGCTCGGGGTGGATACCACCATCCCGGCTGCGACATGGAGCGGTGTCCGTCCTGTGGTGGTCAACTCATCTCGTGCGGGTGCCTGGACGACTATGCTCATACAGCCTGGGTGCGGGCAGAAGACCGCATTGCGGCGCTGGAGGGGGCGCTCACGTCGGCTGAGCGTGAGACGGCAGAGGTCTTGCCGTGGGTCGGTCAGGGCGCGCGAGGCTGCCGCATTTGCAATCAGGTTGGGTTCCCGTCCATCAGCCACGCGCCAGACTGCCCGTTTGCCGCCCTGGCCGTCCCGCCCGAGGGGGAGCCATGAGGCGGGCCGTGATCGACGCTGACGGCCGGCTCGACCTGGGCGACCAGGCCCGTGCGGCCGGCTACCGGCCCGGCACCGTGGTGGACGTGGTGATCACCAGCACCGGCACGCTGTTCGTCGTGCCGGCCGATGAGCCGGTCATCGACCTTCAGCCAGTCAAGCCGCTGCCATCGCGGCGGCAGGCGGCGCTCTCGGCAGGCAGCGGGCGGTGACCGAGGCTAAGGCGACGGCCCTGCCACTGGCGCTACCAGAGCGCTGCTGCC
This window of the Chloroflexota bacterium genome carries:
- a CDS encoding phosphoadenosine phosphosulfate reductase family protein: MRNVSLFENERLTLADALDLTAISLQAYGATYRHWAVAYSGGKDSSATVTAVVHLIETGRVPKPETLSVLYADTRMELPPLQTAAMETLAALEQRGVRTQVVLPAMDDRFFVYVLGRGVPPPKNNFRWCTPQLKIEPMLGALQTLRHEVGEKILMITGVRVGESAARDQRIALSCGRDGAECGQGWFQQTTSEAVADTLAPILHWRVCHVWDWLTFDAPPLGFPTTTIAEVYGGDEARELNARTGCIQCPLASRDTALEYLLGQASWAYLSPLKRLRPLYKELRQPKYRLRKDGSERRKDGTVPKNLMRLGPLTFDARRYALNIVLGIQTEINDAARAIGRPEVWLINAEEQERILALIAIGTWPQGWSGDEVRGDVALPQMHADGSVQDWLLTLNGAD
- a CDS encoding HNH endonuclease: MQAQRTMRRKAVPASCPQCGGSFKPKPAEVSRGKGQYCSRACYAAARLGVEQRPAEERFWEKVDKSGPIPAHRAGLGPCWLWTAHVEPTTGYGRFTVGRKTWNAHHWAYSRFVGEIPKGYDRDHLCRVRRCVNWAHLDPVPHRENVLRGEAPSAVISATGRCARGHEATEENIYRRKDTGERGYCRPCRRERRAAGGAQRA
- a CDS encoding VRR-NUC domain-containing protein, which encodes MLLGALSEREFQAHVLAVAKRNGWHWFHDQATNAPRRCPGCGAVRRGPRNAAGLPDLLLVRGERLIWAELKAQDGTTTPEQREWIARLRAAGETVHVWRPADWPVIEKELARE